A single region of the Mesotoga sp. Brook.08.105.5.1 genome encodes:
- a CDS encoding polysaccharide pyruvyl transferase family protein: MRQFSFGGLTLVGYYGYNNLGDDLLLLSSLSLIDEIGFEGPIYLPASSQIEQITHRFPSKLDIRLVSRFSIGEITNSIRHSIVTIFGGGNLLQDQTSWRSFLYYYEIARHTLNRGKPLLLLSQGFGPLNRQINRKALNKLLNNPLTFGVMRDLVSYKYFASFSKRVISGTDYGPYYLQKMGIIPEKRTTESGLAVIVLKNGTSVDDVLNSLRLNNLTEVCAVGFHNHHDEEKRSELESKARSNGFKVRKPPEDLEGMIRIFNNAELIITERLHGAILAISLGVPFVWKKNTKLDRFVRSLNKDCELSFEGSCESLSLAINSSLKEPVNLKDEYWSQLEKTATESKEVLIKLIYRR, from the coding sequence GTGAGACAGTTTTCTTTTGGCGGGCTGACGCTGGTGGGTTACTATGGATATAATAACCTTGGCGACGATCTACTATTGCTTTCATCACTATCCCTAATTGATGAGATAGGGTTTGAAGGGCCAATATACTTGCCCGCATCTTCTCAAATAGAGCAAATAACTCATAGATTCCCTTCGAAACTCGATATCAGATTGGTTAGTCGCTTTAGTATTGGTGAGATCACAAACTCAATTAGGCACTCAATTGTCACCATCTTCGGAGGGGGAAATCTCCTACAGGACCAGACTAGTTGGAGGAGCTTCCTTTACTATTATGAGATTGCCAGGCATACCCTTAACAGGGGGAAACCTCTGCTTCTTCTCTCTCAAGGTTTTGGACCGTTGAACAGACAGATCAACAGAAAAGCTCTAAATAAGCTGCTGAATAATCCTCTTACCTTTGGTGTAATGAGAGACTTAGTCAGCTACAAATATTTCGCTTCTTTCTCGAAGAGAGTTATCTCAGGTACTGACTACGGCCCCTACTATTTGCAGAAAATGGGAATAATTCCGGAAAAACGAACAACCGAAAGTGGTCTTGCGGTAATTGTATTGAAAAATGGAACGAGTGTTGATGACGTCCTCAATTCGCTGAGGCTGAACAATCTGACTGAAGTATGCGCTGTGGGTTTTCACAATCATCATGACGAAGAAAAGAGAAGTGAGCTCGAATCTAAGGCCAGATCAAATGGATTCAAAGTTAGAAAGCCTCCCGAAGACCTCGAAGGGATGATAAGAATCTTCAACAATGCAGAACTGATAATTACTGAGCGTCTTCACGGAGCAATTCTCGCTATCTCATTAGGAGTTCCATTTGTGTGGAAGAAGAACACAAAACTCGATAGATTTGTGAGATCTCTTAACAAGGATTGCGAACTCTCATTTGAAGGAAGCTGCGAGAGCTTGAGTCTAGCCATCAACAGTTCTCTGAAAGAGCCTGTTAATCTCAAAGACGAATACTGGTCTCAACTTGAGAAAACGGCAACCGAATCAAAAGAAGTATTGATTAAGTTGATCTATAGAAGGTGA
- a CDS encoding iron-containing alcohol dehydrogenase family protein produces the protein MWKYFLPTRVFSGTKTISHNNELFREIGTNAFIVTGRSSAIKSGALDDVQEVLDALDIPSTLFDEVEENPSFSTIEKGGKMLSNSACDFVLAIGGGSPLDAAKAISVVGKNGNCSCRDLFKGKDLPAFPIVTVPTTSGTGSEVTQYSILTDPEGSKKGFGMPSTFPRISFLDARYTVTMPVDVTISTALDALSHSIEGEAVNKGQNPLVKMLSKEATKIIKRSLREVLKNENDVSSRERIQFAATLAGIVIAHTGTTAVHAAGYPLSSFKGIKHGMANALMLIGILERIARTDPNRISGAIEPFTDLDELNAFLQEFGVGRVSLQLSEEEIEKWSDQTSKASHLKKTPGDFDKQFFVNLYKRIISD, from the coding sequence ATGTGGAAATATTTCCTGCCAACTAGAGTCTTCTCGGGGACTAAAACAATAAGTCATAATAATGAGCTGTTCAGAGAGATAGGAACTAATGCTTTCATAGTCACTGGAAGGTCTTCAGCAATAAAGAGCGGGGCACTTGACGATGTGCAGGAAGTGCTTGACGCGTTGGATATTCCAAGCACATTATTTGATGAAGTGGAAGAGAATCCCTCCTTCTCAACAATTGAGAAGGGCGGAAAAATGCTCTCAAATAGCGCGTGCGATTTCGTGTTAGCTATCGGTGGTGGAAGTCCGCTAGATGCTGCCAAGGCTATCTCGGTAGTTGGGAAGAATGGCAACTGCAGCTGCAGAGATCTATTCAAAGGAAAGGATCTTCCCGCATTTCCAATTGTCACAGTCCCCACCACGTCTGGGACCGGAAGTGAAGTTACACAGTACTCGATTTTAACCGATCCGGAAGGTTCGAAAAAGGGCTTTGGCATGCCTTCAACATTTCCTAGAATCTCTTTCTTGGATGCGAGATACACCGTAACAATGCCCGTGGATGTGACAATTTCAACTGCACTCGATGCCTTATCTCATTCTATAGAAGGCGAAGCAGTCAACAAGGGACAGAACCCCCTGGTGAAGATGCTTTCGAAGGAAGCAACGAAGATTATAAAGCGATCACTCCGTGAAGTCTTGAAGAATGAAAATGATGTCTCTTCCCGAGAGCGGATACAGTTCGCCGCGACACTTGCCGGGATTGTTATTGCCCACACGGGAACGACCGCAGTTCATGCCGCAGGTTATCCTCTCTCATCCTTCAAAGGCATAAAGCATGGAATGGCAAATGCACTCATGTTGATTGGGATACTCGAAAGAATAGCCAGAACCGACCCGAATAGAATAAGCGGTGCAATAGAACCTTTCACTGATCTAGATGAGCTTAACGCCTTCTTACAGGAGTTTGGTGTAGGAAGAGTCTCATTACAGCTCTCCGAAGAAGAGATAGAGAAATGGTCCGATCAGACCTCTAAAGCATCTCATCTGAAAAAGACGCCGGGTGACTTCGACAAGCAATTCTTCGTTAATCTTTACAAGAGGATAATAAGCGATTGA